The Ignavibacteriales bacterium sequence TGGGGCGCCGCTTTTCAATCCTTCGATCTGCGCAAAGTATGCTTTTAGCTCAGTAGAGCGGGTAAAAAGTTTTTCTTTGCTGCCCAATAGAAAAATGGAGATTACAAATAGTACAGTTCCAAAAAAAACAAAAATTCCGAGACGAGCGCCTTCAAGTTGTTTTAACATCTTTTACTCCGCTAAACTTTTATAATTTCATGACTGAAAAAATTTTTCAAGAAAGGATCATTGGACTTGATCAATTCATCAATATTTCCTTCGTAAGCAACATGGGCTTCTTTCAAAAATATAGCGCGGTCGGCTATAATTTCCGCGCAGATCAGATCGTGTGTTACAACAATTGAAGTCATATTCAATTTTTTCTGAAGATTGAGTATTAGTTCGCTAATTTCTTTCGATGTAATCGGATCGAGCCCGGTTGTCGGCTCATCATAAAGCATCAGCGCCGGATCGGTTATTATTGAACGTGCAAGCCCGATTCTCTTTTTCATACCGCCGGAAAGTTCGGAAGGCATTTTATCAATTGCTTCTTCAAGTGAAACAAGTTCTAAAGTGTATTTAACTTTATCATCAATTTGTTCCGGCGTCATCTCATCGAAGTGGCGTTTTAGCGGGAATGCCAGATTTTCACGCACCGTCATTGAATCGTATAAAGCCGCGCCTTGAAATAAAAATCCGATATCCTTACGCACTTTGTTCAATTGTTTTATTGATAATTCTAAAATGTTTTCATTGTTGATGAAAATATTTCCACTGTCGGGTTTCATCAGACCGATTATACATTTGAGCAAAACGCTTTTACCGGATCCGCTTTTTCCAAAAACAATAAGATTCTCTGCGCGGAGAACTTCAATGGAAACATTTTCGAGAACAAGAAGTTCCTCAAAACGTTTTGTAAGATTTTCAACTTTAACTATAGAGTCGGCCATAACCACAACGTAATTTTAACTAAGACCATATCAAAAACTAAAATAAGCAGAGAGGCAAGAACCACGGAAGTTGTTGACGCGCGTCCGACGCCTTCTGTTCCGCCTTCGGCAGAATATCCTTTATATGAACCTACAAGCCCAACTATGTATCCAAAGATAAATGTCTTTGCAATACCGGGAATAAAATCTCCAAATTCAACCGATTGAACTACCGAGTTTTGATAATATTGAAAACTCATCGGCTCGACAATAACTATTGCAAGGTAAGCGCCCATGACTGCAATTATAACAACGTAGATTGTAAGAACAGGAAGAATCATTGTTGTTGCAATAACGCGTGTAACTACAAGATATTTGAATGGATTAATTGCCGAAACTTCCATTGCGTCTATTTGTTCTGTAACTCGCATCGAGCCAAGTTCTGCGCCAAT is a genomic window containing:
- a CDS encoding ABC transporter permease; the protein is MNLPKHKYGRRLTYGDYLYNFFATLTGLTIFNWEFLKQAFMPPYEISEIKKHMTELGVKTLGIVSITGFIIGLVLAMQSQPVMQRFGAGDFLPGMVSLSVVRELGPVITALIFAGRVSSGIGAELGSMRVTEQIDAMEVSAINPFKYLVVTRVIATTMILPVLTIYVVIIAVMGAYLAIVIVEPMSFQYYQNSVVQSVEFGDFIPGIAKTFIFGYIVGLVGSYKGYSAEGGTEGVGRASTTSVVLASLLILVFDMVLVKITLWLWPTL
- a CDS encoding ATP-binding cassette domain-containing protein; amino-acid sequence: MADSIVKVENLTKRFEELLVLENVSIEVLRAENLIVFGKSGSGKSVLLKCIIGLMKPDSGNIFINNENILELSIKQLNKVRKDIGFLFQGAALYDSMTVRENLAFPLKRHFDEMTPEQIDDKVKYTLELVSLEEAIDKMPSELSGGMKKRIGLARSIITDPALMLYDEPTTGLDPITSKEISELILNLQKKLNMTSIVVTHDLICAEIIADRAIFLKEAHVAYEGNIDELIKSNDPFLKNFFSHEIIKV